From the Dryobates pubescens isolate bDryPub1 chromosome 29, bDryPub1.pri, whole genome shotgun sequence genome, one window contains:
- the FAM78A gene encoding protein FAM78A gives MGCIQSISCKSKVFRESISVIEVKASIDPIPTSIDESSSVVLRYRTPHFRASAQVLVPPLPKKETWIVGWIQACSHMEFYNHYGEQGMSSWELPDLLEGKIQAISDSDGVNYPWYGNTTETCTIVGPTKKESKFQLSMNDNFYPSVTWAVPVSESNVAKLTSIHRDQSFTTWLVATNTATSEMVTLQTIKWRMRLGIEVNPGRPLGQRAKLREPSAQEQPQVLSKNEPIPPSALVKPNANDAQVLMWRPKDGPPLVVIPPKHR, from the exons ATGGGCTGTATCCAGAGCATTAGCTGCAAATCCAAAGTTTTCCGGGAAAGCATTTCGGTGATTGAAGTCAAAGCCTCCATcgatcccatccccaccagcATCGACGAGTCCTCCAGCGTGGTGCTGCGCTACCGGACCCCTCACTTCCGAGCCTCTGCGCAAGTGTTGGTGCCCCCTCTGCCCAAGAAGGAGACCTGGATCGTGGGCTGGATCCAGGCTTGCAGCCACATGGAATTTTACAATCACTACGGGGAGCAGGGAAT GTCGAGCTGGGAGCTTCCAGACCTCCTGGAGGGTAAGATCCAGGCCATCAGCGACTCGGACGGAGTCAACTACCCCTGGTACGGCAACACCACCGAGACCTGCACCATCGTGGGCCCCACCAAGAAGGAGTCCaagttccagctcagcatgaacGACAACTTCTACCCCAGCGTGACGTGGGCAGTGCCGGTCAGCGAGAGCAACGTGGCCAAACTCACCAGCATCCACCGGGATCAGAGCTTCACCACCTGGCTGGTGGCCACCAACACGGCCACCAGCGAGATGGTCACCCTGCAGACCATCAAGTGGCGCATGAGGCTGGGCATCGAGGTGAACCCCGGCCGGCCCCTGGGGCAGCGTGCCAAGCTGCGGGAGCCCTCcgctcaggagcagccccaggtgctCAGCAAGAACGAGCCAATACCGCCCAGTGCCCTTGTCAAGCCCAACGCCAACGACGCTCAGGTGCTCATGTGGAGGCCAAAGGACGGACCGCCCCTGGTGGTGATCCCCCCCAAGCACCGATGA